From the Desulfosarcina sp. BuS5 genome, one window contains:
- a CDS encoding rhodanese-like domain-containing protein, translating to MKQTFYQILIILCAAIVISLLFNQIRPDPIKFGGVPLLLNNDLSQHDNSAVREISIGNAYKILMQDSSLLIDARSESDFEQGHIKGAVNLYEKKFDEWIDDFLSRTDPETKIITYCDGIHCSLGRELAEKLFSVGYNNVYYIANGLMRWKEKLKKDE from the coding sequence ATGAAACAAACATTTTATCAGATATTAATAATACTATGTGCGGCGATAGTTATTTCCCTGTTGTTTAATCAGATAAGGCCTGATCCGATAAAATTCGGAGGGGTACCGCTGCTTTTAAACAATGATTTATCGCAGCATGATAACAGTGCCGTCAGGGAGATATCGATTGGCAATGCATATAAAATATTAATGCAGGATTCCTCACTGCTCATTGACGCCAGATCTGAAAGTGATTTTGAGCAAGGACATATAAAAGGTGCTGTAAACCTGTATGAAAAAAAATTTGACGAATGGATAGACGATTTTTTATCCCGCACAGACCCGGAAACTAAAATAATTACATATTGTGACGGCATCCATTGCTCCCTTGGAAGGGAACTTGCCGAAAAGCTTTTTTCTGTCGGTTATAACAACGTCTATTATATTGCAAACGGATTGATGCGCTGGAAAGAAAAATTAAAAAAAGATGAGTGA
- a CDS encoding bifunctional sulfate adenylyltransferase/adenylylsulfate kinase codes for MQYLPDLEAHGGGLAHLVVDKERCLLLQDIALNLPDITLNHRQLCDLELLATGAFSPLEGFMTRSDYESVLDRMRLQSNVLWPIPICLDISALQADAMEAGQSVALRDTEGFLLAVMHLEDIWPLDREKEALQSFGTLDGNHTGAAYILNKAGEFYIGGKLEVLSLPIHPDFKQLRLAPHEVRGLYKKLGWQRVVGFHTRQPIHRPQFEMTIRAMREAKANLLFLPAAGITKTGDFDHYTRVRCYREVERHYPPDSFILSLLPLAMRMAGPKEAILHAIISKNYGCTHFIVGHGHASPGLNSKGESFYDDDAARKLAVDYSTEIGIEVIPFEEMVYLPFEDEYQPVNEVTAGTQRISLTGSDIQERIRKGKKIPEWASFPEVVRELQKAYPSPIKQGFTVFLTGLSGSGKSTIAKIIYSRFLEIGERPVTLLDGDIVRHNLSSELSFSKEHRDINVRRIGFVAGEITKNRGIAICAPIAPYEATRAEIRLNIEAYGGFVEVHVSTPIEECEKRDRKGMYAKARAGLIKGFTGVDDPYEIPKSPELRINTTDLTPDESAQEILLFLGQKGFV; via the coding sequence ATGCAATATCTACCTGATTTAGAAGCGCACGGCGGCGGGCTGGCACACCTTGTTGTGGATAAAGAACGGTGCCTGCTGTTGCAGGATATCGCACTGAACCTGCCTGACATAACTTTAAACCATCGCCAGCTTTGCGACTTGGAGCTTCTCGCAACAGGCGCTTTTTCACCCCTTGAAGGTTTTATGACCCGGTCTGACTATGAATCTGTTTTAGACCGGATGCGGCTGCAGAGCAATGTTCTATGGCCTATTCCAATCTGTCTGGATATTTCAGCTCTACAGGCTGATGCCATGGAGGCGGGGCAGTCGGTTGCGCTCAGGGATACGGAGGGCTTCCTGCTGGCGGTGATGCATCTGGAGGATATATGGCCCCTTGATCGTGAAAAGGAGGCGCTGCAATCCTTTGGCACACTTGACGGAAATCATACCGGCGCGGCCTATATTTTGAACAAGGCCGGAGAGTTTTACATTGGCGGAAAGCTTGAGGTTCTGAGTCTTCCCATTCATCCGGATTTCAAGCAGCTTAGACTGGCCCCGCATGAGGTGCGGGGGTTATATAAAAAATTAGGTTGGCAAAGAGTTGTCGGATTCCATACCAGGCAGCCGATTCACAGGCCTCAGTTTGAAATGACAATACGTGCCATGAGAGAGGCAAAAGCGAATCTGCTCTTTTTACCTGCCGCCGGTATAACAAAAACAGGTGATTTTGATCACTACACCAGGGTAAGATGTTACCGGGAGGTGGAGCGTCACTATCCGCCGGATTCTTTTATATTAAGTCTGCTTCCGCTGGCAATGAGAATGGCCGGGCCTAAAGAGGCTATTCTGCATGCAATTATTTCAAAAAATTACGGTTGTACTCATTTTATAGTTGGGCATGGACATGCCAGCCCGGGCCTAAATAGCAAGGGGGAATCCTTTTACGATGATGACGCAGCCCGCAAGCTTGCCGTAGATTACAGCACGGAGATCGGTATAGAGGTGATCCCTTTTGAGGAGATGGTATATCTGCCTTTTGAAGATGAATACCAGCCGGTGAATGAGGTGACCGCCGGCACCCAGAGAATATCTCTTACGGGTTCCGATATCCAGGAACGTATCCGCAAGGGGAAAAAGATACCGGAATGGGCCAGTTTCCCGGAAGTTGTCCGGGAATTGCAGAAGGCCTATCCCTCACCGATAAAACAGGGCTTTACGGTTTTTTTAACCGGTCTTTCAGGATCAGGCAAATCTACCATTGCCAAAATTATTTATTCCCGTTTTCTGGAGATTGGAGAACGGCCGGTTACCCTGCTGGACGGTGATATAGTAAGGCATAATCTGTCGAGCGAACTCAGTTTCTCCAAAGAGCACAGGGATATCAATGTTCGCAGGATCGGATTTGTGGCGGGTGAGATTACAAAAAACCGCGGTATAGCCATTTGTGCGCCTATAGCTCCCTATGAGGCGACAAGGGCGGAAATAAGATTAAATATTGAAGCATATGGCGGCTTTGTTGAGGTTCATGTTTCCACGCCAATAGAGGAGTGTGAAAAAAGGGACAGAAAGGGGATGTATGCCAAAGCAAGGGCCGGGCTTATAAAGGGCTTTACGGGTGTGGATGATCCATATGAGATTCCAAAATCACCGGAATTAAGAATCAACACAACAGATCTTACACCCGACGAATCTGCCCAAGAGATACTCCTGTTTCTCGGTCAGAAGGGGTTTGTGTAA
- a CDS encoding RNA-guided endonuclease InsQ/TnpB family protein: MNIQLAHKIEPKPNDAQKGYFAKACGISRFTWNWGLAEWKRQYEDGLKPAGLELKKQFNAIKKELYPWVFEVLRDANSQPFSNLQTAFNQFFKNSSKYPQFKKKSVNDSFYIANDKFKVEKKKIYISKLGWVRMRECLNISGKILSATISRIADKWFVSISLKMKITPGVCENQEAVGVDLGVKKLATISNGEVL; the protein is encoded by the coding sequence GTGAACATTCAATTGGCCCATAAAATCGAACCTAAACCCAATGACGCGCAGAAAGGCTATTTTGCAAAAGCGTGCGGCATATCAAGGTTTACGTGGAATTGGGGACTGGCTGAATGGAAACGGCAATACGAAGACGGATTGAAGCCAGCCGGATTGGAGCTGAAAAAACAGTTCAACGCTATTAAAAAAGAACTATATCCTTGGGTTTTTGAAGTGCTAAGAGATGCCAACAGTCAGCCGTTCAGTAATTTACAAACGGCATTTAACCAGTTTTTCAAAAACAGTTCAAAATATCCTCAATTTAAAAAGAAAAGCGTAAATGATAGTTTTTATATTGCCAATGATAAATTCAAGGTTGAGAAAAAGAAAATTTACATTTCAAAATTAGGTTGGGTGAGAATGCGGGAATGCTTAAATATTTCCGGTAAAATTTTATCAGCTACAATCTCACGCATTGCTGATAAGTGGTTCGTTTCTATCTCGCTGAAAATGAAAATCACACCAGGTGTTTGCGAAAACCAAGAAGCAGTTGGTGTTGATTTGGGCGTAAAGAAACTGGCCACTATCAGCAATGGTGAAGTTCTTTGA
- a CDS encoding RNA-guided endonuclease InsQ/TnpB family protein yields MNKSLSRKVKGSNNWKKAKLKLSRLHMKIGNIRKDALHKLTNHLVCEYDIIGIEDLNVNGMSKNHKLAGSILDMGFYEFKRQLEYKALIAGVKIVQADRFYPSSKLCSRCNHKKIDLNLSDRVYCCSNCGSIIDRDLNAAINLKNFAVGFTVKACGDAVRPK; encoded by the coding sequence TTGAACAAATCATTATCCAGAAAGGTCAAAGGGTCTAATAACTGGAAAAAAGCAAAGCTAAAGTTGTCACGATTACATATGAAGATTGGTAATATCCGTAAAGATGCCCTTCACAAACTAACTAATCATCTGGTTTGTGAATACGACATTATCGGGATTGAAGATCTAAACGTGAACGGGATGTCTAAAAATCATAAATTAGCCGGATCAATTCTGGATATGGGATTTTATGAGTTTAAACGTCAACTTGAATATAAAGCTTTGATTGCCGGGGTCAAAATTGTTCAAGCTGACAGATTTTATCCGTCTTCAAAACTTTGCAGTAGATGTAACCATAAAAAAATAGATTTAAATCTGTCGGACAGAGTGTATTGTTGCAGCAACTGCGGTTCAATCATAGACCGTGACCTAAATGCAGCGATCAATTTAAAAAATTTTGCCGTGGGTTTTACGGTTAAAGCCTGTGGAGATGCAGTAAGACCTAAGTAG
- a CDS encoding sulfide/dihydroorotate dehydrogenase-like FAD/NAD-binding protein has translation MFKIVEREEMTGGTVIRNEINAPLIARKAKPGQFVILKANETGERIPLTMADTDPEKGTITIIYMVVGKSTALFRELKVGDAYQDIIGPLGAPTHIEKFGKVVCVGGGTGIAVLHPITRALKEAGNDVTCIIGARSKDILIMEDKMKNASHDLRICTDDGSYGHHGFVTDVLKEILEKGDIKLVVAIGPVPMMKFVSKMTKEYNVKTMVSLNPIMVDGTGMCGCCRVSVGGQTKFACVDGPEFDGHEVDYDELMLRLLAYQEDEKRSLEESGLRL, from the coding sequence ATGTTTAAAATTGTGGAACGGGAAGAAATGACGGGAGGCACGGTCATACGGAATGAAATTAATGCTCCTTTGATAGCGCGCAAAGCTAAGCCCGGTCAGTTTGTTATACTGAAGGCAAATGAAACTGGTGAACGTATTCCATTGACAATGGCTGACACTGACCCGGAAAAAGGCACAATAACTATAATCTATATGGTTGTTGGTAAATCTACAGCTCTTTTCAGGGAATTGAAGGTGGGGGATGCTTACCAGGATATTATAGGACCCCTCGGCGCTCCGACACATATTGAAAAGTTTGGTAAGGTAGTTTGCGTAGGCGGTGGGACAGGCATTGCCGTCCTGCATCCGATTACCCGAGCGCTCAAGGAGGCAGGGAATGATGTTACCTGTATTATAGGTGCCAGAAGCAAGGACATCCTGATAATGGAAGATAAGATGAAAAACGCTTCCCATGATTTAAGAATATGTACAGATGACGGTTCGTACGGGCATCATGGTTTTGTAACAGATGTTTTAAAGGAAATTCTGGAAAAGGGTGATATCAAGCTTGTAGTTGCAATAGGCCCTGTGCCTATGATGAAATTTGTATCCAAAATGACTAAAGAGTACAACGTCAAAACAATGGTAAGCCTAAATCCGATTATGGTTGACGGAACCGGAATGTGCGGCTGTTGCCGTGTATCGGTTGGCGGCCAGACAAAATTTGCTTGTGTCGACGGCCCGGAATTTGATGGCCACGAGGTCGATTATGACGAACTGATGCTTCGTTTACTGGCATACCAGGAGGATGAAAAGAGAAGCCTTGAGGAGAGTGGTTTGCGGTTATAA
- the trkA gene encoding Trk system potassium transporter TrkA produces MKIIIVGAGEVGFHIASHLALENKDVVVIDSDPEAIRHVSDNIDVQTVHGSGSSPVILEEAGIKEAEIVLAVTNSDETNLVACLVSDIISPTTKKLARLRNADFDNFHDTFNKHAPHIDTLINPEIEVVKTIDRLMNLPGAVDIGEFADGRVKFVGIHVEDGTQVANFKLSEIFSRTGIYIPLIAAIIRNDELIIPTGNDKLRAGDTVYFISEDIKLSEALAAFGKHTEPVKRVLIVGGGRIGFRLARHLEKQPVYIKIIEKDQDRCCMLADRLNKTVVLHGDGSDQELLREENVQDIDIVITLTNDEETNILTSLLARKMGISKTITKISKFSYFPLMSMIGLEQIVNPRLSAINSILQHIRRGKVLSAISIKGDEAEVLEAVAMETSDIVDKPLKDISFPKGALITGIIHGNDIIIPSGSSLIEPGDRVIIFARKEAIPRIEKILAVKLEFF; encoded by the coding sequence TTGAAAATAATTATTGTAGGCGCCGGAGAGGTCGGTTTTCATATAGCCAGTCATCTTGCTCTTGAAAACAAAGATGTTGTTGTGATCGATTCAGATCCGGAAGCTATCCGGCATGTCTCTGATAACATTGACGTTCAAACCGTGCATGGTTCAGGCAGCAGTCCTGTAATTCTTGAAGAGGCAGGCATTAAAGAAGCCGAAATAGTTCTTGCCGTGACCAACAGTGACGAAACAAATCTGGTGGCATGCCTGGTTTCCGATATTATTTCTCCCACAACAAAAAAACTGGCCAGACTGAGAAATGCCGACTTCGATAATTTTCATGATACATTCAATAAGCATGCGCCGCACATAGATACTCTAATCAACCCGGAGATAGAGGTTGTAAAAACAATAGACAGGCTTATGAATCTGCCCGGCGCAGTCGATATAGGTGAATTTGCCGACGGCCGTGTTAAATTTGTCGGCATTCATGTGGAAGACGGTACACAGGTCGCGAATTTTAAATTATCTGAAATTTTTTCAAGGACAGGGATATATATTCCCCTTATTGCTGCTATTATAAGGAATGATGAACTTATAATACCTACTGGAAACGACAAACTTCGTGCCGGAGACACTGTATATTTTATAAGTGAGGATATAAAACTTTCGGAAGCCCTTGCCGCCTTCGGGAAGCATACTGAACCGGTAAAACGCGTCTTAATAGTTGGGGGCGGACGTATTGGTTTCAGGCTGGCCAGGCATTTGGAAAAGCAGCCGGTTTATATTAAAATTATCGAAAAAGATCAGGATCGCTGTTGCATGCTGGCAGACAGACTCAACAAAACAGTAGTGCTCCATGGCGACGGTTCCGACCAGGAACTGCTGCGCGAAGAGAATGTTCAGGATATTGATATTGTTATAACCCTTACAAATGATGAAGAGACTAATATACTGACCTCTTTGTTAGCCAGAAAAATGGGAATCAGCAAGACAATAACAAAAATAAGTAAATTCAGTTATTTTCCGTTAATGTCGATGATAGGCCTGGAACAGATTGTTAATCCGAGGCTTTCAGCAATCAATTCTATTCTGCAACATATTCGAAGAGGTAAAGTGCTCTCTGCAATATCGATTAAAGGTGATGAGGCCGAAGTCCTGGAAGCAGTCGCTATGGAGACTTCCGATATAGTAGATAAACCTTTGAAAGACATCTCCTTTCCAAAAGGCGCCTTGATTACAGGCATAATTCACGGGAATGATATAATCATTCCCTCCGGCAGCAGTCTGATTGAACCGGGAGACAGGGTCATAATTTTTGCCAGAAAAGAGGCAATTCCCAGGATAGAAAAAATTCTGGCTGTTAAACTGGAGTTTTTTTGA
- the rsmA gene encoding 16S rRNA (adenine(1518)-N(6)/adenine(1519)-N(6))-dimethyltransferase RsmA has product MTSPGTLLSAWNLRPQKKMGQNFLSDPSTAEMIIARSGIDSMDTLLEVGAGLGALTVPAARASKKVYAVEKDQRLIDLLKTELLVYNVSNTVLINSDILRLDLRKLVEGGTEKIIVIGNLPYNISSMLLVRLIENRDIISRAVLMFQKEMAKRIYAGPNCKDYSRLSVMVQYCADIKKIATVKAPLFFPKPKVDSEVIELTFKTEPQYKAYDEQLFFRVIKAAFSKRRKTLKNSLSGNILNIDAKKSFSLLNQAGIDPVRRAESLTAPEFVKLGNQYWTQLHTDKHR; this is encoded by the coding sequence ATGACATCACCAGGAACACTCTTATCAGCATGGAACCTTCGGCCCCAAAAAAAAATGGGACAAAATTTTCTGTCCGATCCTTCAACAGCGGAAATGATAATTGCCCGATCAGGAATTGATTCCATGGATACCCTGCTTGAGGTAGGGGCAGGCCTGGGAGCTCTTACCGTTCCTGCCGCGCGTGCTTCAAAAAAAGTCTATGCCGTAGAAAAGGATCAGAGATTGATCGATCTGTTGAAAACAGAGCTTCTTGTATATAATGTATCCAACACCGTCTTGATTAACAGCGACATACTGCGGCTGGACCTTAGAAAGCTTGTGGAGGGCGGGACGGAAAAAATCATAGTAATAGGAAATCTTCCGTACAATATATCTTCCATGCTGCTTGTCCGGCTTATAGAAAACAGGGATATTATCAGCCGTGCAGTACTGATGTTCCAGAAGGAGATGGCAAAACGGATTTATGCCGGCCCGAATTGCAAAGATTACAGCAGACTCTCTGTTATGGTGCAGTATTGCGCTGATATAAAGAAGATTGCAACGGTAAAGGCTCCCCTTTTTTTCCCAAAACCAAAAGTCGATTCAGAAGTGATTGAACTGACTTTTAAAACTGAGCCTCAGTATAAAGCATATGATGAACAGCTCTTTTTCAGGGTCATCAAAGCGGCATTTTCCAAGAGAAGAAAAACCTTAAAAAATTCTCTATCAGGAAACATACTCAATATTGATGCGAAAAAATCGTTCAGCCTGCTTAACCAGGCAGGCATTGACCCTGTCAGGAGAGCGGAAAGTTTGACGGCACCGGAATTTGTTAAGCTCGGCAATCAGTATTGGACACAGTTGCACACAGATAAACACAGATAG
- a CDS encoding dihydropteroate synthase, which yields MYLIGESLNVISKKIGRAFKERDPKPLQEEALFQKEKGMDYIDINLGPAKKDGHELMPWVVEVVQDVVPDIPLALDTSNIDAIEAALKVYKETPKPVLINSIMCRPERYERMVPLAAEYNADFIALMWGPDGLPRDENERAALAVELLYFANEAGIENERIWVDGIVTPVNIQQPQLMSLMAFQAMVQDIAPGAKSTCGLSNVSNGPPTHLRPILNQTYMIMLERNGMYSVISDPLEDRLTEIAKGKRQDIVDVVHATMDGNPPALDSISDELKEFVKTTDVILGRTLYSDSWLEV from the coding sequence ATGTATCTAATCGGAGAAAGCTTAAATGTAATTTCAAAAAAAATAGGCCGGGCATTTAAGGAGCGTGATCCCAAGCCTTTACAGGAAGAAGCCTTGTTCCAGAAAGAAAAGGGGATGGATTATATCGATATTAACCTGGGACCTGCAAAAAAAGACGGACATGAACTGATGCCTTGGGTAGTTGAGGTTGTTCAGGATGTTGTGCCTGATATACCCCTGGCTCTCGACACATCGAATATTGATGCCATAGAAGCCGCCCTGAAGGTTTATAAAGAGACTCCCAAGCCGGTTCTGATCAATTCAATCATGTGCCGACCTGAGCGTTATGAGCGGATGGTTCCGCTGGCTGCAGAATATAACGCCGATTTTATCGCTCTGATGTGGGGGCCGGATGGGCTTCCACGCGATGAAAATGAGCGCGCTGCCCTGGCAGTTGAGCTTCTTTATTTTGCCAATGAAGCCGGAATTGAAAATGAGCGGATATGGGTAGACGGCATAGTCACGCCGGTTAATATCCAGCAGCCCCAGCTTATGAGCCTGATGGCTTTCCAGGCTATGGTTCAGGATATTGCTCCGGGCGCCAAGAGCACCTGCGGCCTGTCGAATGTATCGAACGGCCCGCCGACCCACCTGCGCCCGATTCTTAACCAGACCTACATGATCATGCTGGAAAGAAACGGAATGTATTCAGTAATATCCGATCCCCTGGAAGACAGGTTGACCGAGATTGCTAAGGGAAAGCGTCAGGATATTGTAGACGTAGTTCATGCTACAATGGATGGAAATCCTCCGGCTCTTGATTCTATTTCGGATGAGTTAAAAGAATTTGTCAAGACAACCGATGTTATTCTTGGCAGAACTCTTTATTCAGATTCATGGCTTGAAGTCTAA
- a CDS encoding DUF2062 domain-containing protein has translation MTAKNRIKKFIKKCKRLEGDPHHIGLGMGIGIFVSFTPTLPFHTLIAVTIAILLRGNKIAAAIGVWFSNPFTIPFFYLGTYKVGTMLFNNSKPFDTKYGSIKDLLGLGWDATIAMMAGGIILGIPFSIAAYFITRKIFFTIQLKKKLKKKLLT, from the coding sequence ATGACTGCAAAAAACCGAATAAAAAAATTCATAAAAAAATGCAAAAGGCTCGAAGGGGATCCGCACCATATCGGCCTTGGTATGGGTATAGGAATATTTGTCAGCTTCACCCCAACCTTACCTTTTCATACTCTCATTGCCGTTACTATAGCCATTTTGCTCCGGGGAAACAAAATAGCCGCGGCGATCGGGGTCTGGTTCAGCAATCCTTTCACCATCCCTTTCTTTTATCTTGGAACTTATAAAGTAGGCACAATGTTATTCAATAATTCCAAACCATTTGATACAAAATATGGATCTATCAAAGATCTGTTAGGGCTCGGGTGGGATGCAACCATAGCTATGATGGCCGGCGGTATCATTTTAGGCATCCCTTTCAGTATTGCCGCTTATTTTATTACCAGAAAAATATTCTTTACAATACAATTAAAAAAAAAATTAAAAAAAAAATTGCTGACATAA
- the gltA gene encoding NADPH-dependent glutamate synthase — MAKKEKIPRQIMPEQAPDIRAKNFVEVPLGLTPEAAIKEAQRCMQCKKPACVEGCPVGVDIPGFIKLVAEEKFVESIRKIWEKNALPAVCGRVCPQELQCEGKCIVGKKGDPVAIGNLERFVADKERISGSGELPPKAAPTGKKVAVVGSGPSGLTVAGDLILKGHQVTVFEAFHKPGGVLVYGIPEFRLPKDIVFSEVASLEKLGVTVDCNAVVGRTVSIDELFEEGYDAVYLGVGAGLPRFLNVPGENLVGIFSANEYLTRSNLMKAYLFPEYDTPIIRGKNVITLGAGNVAMDSARTALRLGAKKSRIVYRRSRDEVPARGAEVHHAEEEGVEFFFLTSPVEFKGNEQGRVTNMVGLKMELGEPDDSGRRRPVPIEGSEFELDCDLAIVAVGAGPNPLLTQTTEGLALNRWDYILADEATGKTSKKGVWAGGDIVTGSATVILAMGAGRLAADSIHDYLTWGW, encoded by the coding sequence ATGGCCAAAAAAGAAAAAATACCTAGGCAGATAATGCCTGAACAGGCGCCGGATATAAGAGCAAAAAATTTCGTGGAAGTTCCGCTGGGATTAACACCTGAGGCGGCTATCAAGGAAGCGCAAAGGTGTATGCAATGTAAAAAGCCGGCCTGTGTTGAGGGGTGTCCGGTTGGAGTCGATATCCCGGGTTTTATCAAATTGGTAGCAGAAGAAAAATTTGTCGAATCCATCAGGAAAATATGGGAAAAGAACGCCCTGCCCGCAGTCTGCGGCAGGGTCTGCCCCCAGGAATTACAGTGTGAGGGAAAATGTATCGTCGGCAAAAAGGGTGATCCGGTTGCCATTGGAAATCTTGAAAGATTTGTTGCTGATAAAGAAAGGATCAGTGGAAGTGGAGAGCTTCCGCCAAAGGCAGCGCCTACCGGCAAAAAGGTGGCGGTTGTCGGTTCCGGCCCGTCCGGCCTGACTGTTGCGGGGGATCTTATACTTAAGGGCCATCAGGTTACTGTTTTCGAAGCTTTTCATAAGCCCGGCGGTGTGCTTGTATACGGAATTCCCGAATTCAGGCTTCCCAAGGATATTGTTTTTTCAGAAGTAGCATCTTTGGAAAAACTCGGTGTAACAGTTGACTGTAATGCCGTGGTGGGGCGTACCGTAAGTATAGACGAACTTTTTGAAGAAGGATATGATGCGGTATATCTAGGTGTAGGCGCCGGTTTACCTAGATTTTTAAATGTTCCGGGTGAAAACCTTGTCGGTATTTTTTCGGCAAATGAATATCTGACAAGATCAAATCTTATGAAAGCATATCTTTTCCCGGAATACGATACTCCGATAATCAGGGGTAAAAACGTGATAACACTCGGAGCCGGAAATGTGGCTATGGATTCGGCCAGAACAGCATTACGCCTGGGTGCGAAGAAATCCAGAATTGTATATCGACGCTCAAGGGATGAAGTGCCTGCCAGAGGCGCTGAGGTACACCATGCGGAAGAGGAAGGGGTTGAATTCTTTTTTCTCACCAGTCCTGTGGAATTCAAAGGCAACGAGCAAGGCCGTGTTACCAACATGGTGGGCCTGAAGATGGAGTTGGGAGAACCTGATGATTCAGGACGACGTCGGCCGGTCCCCATAGAAGGCTCTGAATTTGAGCTGGATTGTGATCTGGCGATTGTTGCTGTAGGCGCAGGCCCCAACCCGCTGCTTACACAAACTACAGAAGGTCTTGCTTTAAACCGTTGGGATTATATCCTTGCGGATGAAGCAACCGGAAAAACCAGCAAAAAAGGTGTCTGGGCCGGTGGTGATATAGTAACAGGTTCAGCAACCGTAATTCTGGCAATGGGCGCAGGCAGACTGGCCGCCGATTCGATACATGATTATCTGACATGGGGCTGGTAG
- a CDS encoding TrkH family potassium uptake protein, with translation MRWRFIAKTIGILIIYLGLLMLFPLICGLFYKDNSLIPIAKSIGITVCAGSALFLFFRNTRVESISHREGIAIVAIGWTAVGLFGALPFYLSCGFDSWVDAFFESVSGFTTTGSSILTNIEGISKGLLFWRSFIQWLGGMGIIVLSIAILPFLGVGGMQLYKAEVPSPVPDKLRPRIRDTAMVLWKVYGIISLAGVILLMMGKMDLYNALCHTFTTMPTGGFSTKNLSIAHYDSIYFDTIIVIFMLLAGINFSLHYQMIKGKPLAYWRDSECRFFIGVVIFLIIIISFNLYGSVYKQIGEAIRFGAFQVVSIVTTTGYATADYEKWPAMSQVIILLCMFLGASAGSTGGGMKCLRIMLCLKYCYKEIFSLIHPHAVKHIKIGGKAVSEDVVKSVLGFLALYIGLFGLCSVLLAGTGVDLITSITAVASAIGNIGPGFGLVGPVDNYSQIPYLGKWLLIWCMLLGRLEIFTVIILLVPEFWRK, from the coding sequence ATGCGCTGGCGCTTTATTGCCAAAACAATCGGCATATTAATTATTTATTTGGGGCTGTTGATGTTGTTTCCTCTCATATGCGGCCTTTTTTACAAGGACAACAGCTTGATCCCAATCGCTAAATCGATCGGGATAACAGTTTGTGCCGGATCGGCGCTTTTTTTATTTTTCAGGAATACGCGCGTTGAATCCATATCTCATCGTGAAGGTATAGCAATTGTTGCCATAGGGTGGACGGCTGTAGGTCTTTTCGGAGCCCTTCCGTTTTATTTGAGTTGCGGGTTCGATTCATGGGTTGACGCTTTTTTTGAATCTGTTTCAGGATTTACAACAACCGGATCCTCAATATTGACAAACATTGAGGGGATTTCTAAAGGTCTCCTTTTCTGGAGAAGCTTTATTCAATGGCTGGGAGGGATGGGTATTATAGTCCTTTCTATTGCAATCCTACCATTTCTCGGCGTTGGAGGCATGCAGCTATACAAGGCGGAAGTACCCAGTCCTGTCCCCGACAAGCTGAGGCCTCGTATACGCGATACGGCAATGGTTCTATGGAAGGTATATGGTATTATTTCCCTTGCAGGGGTTATTCTGCTTATGATGGGAAAAATGGATCTTTACAATGCATTATGCCACACTTTTACCACAATGCCCACAGGCGGGTTTTCCACAAAAAATTTATCCATCGCACATTATGACAGCATATATTTTGACACCATAATAGTTATATTCATGCTCCTGGCCGGGATTAATTTTTCCCTTCATTACCAGATGATTAAAGGGAAGCCCCTTGCATACTGGCGTGATTCTGAATGCCGCTTTTTCATTGGCGTGGTAATTTTTCTTATTATTATAATTAGTTTTAATTTATATGGCTCAGTATATAAGCAAATAGGAGAAGCAATCAGATTTGGGGCTTTTCAGGTGGTTTCAATAGTTACCACCACCGGATATGCGACTGCGGATTATGAAAAATGGCCGGCCATGTCACAAGTTATCATTCTGCTCTGTATGTTTCTTGGAGCATCAGCGGGCTCTACCGGCGGCGGTATGAAATGTCTGAGGATCATGCTATGTCTGAAGTACTGCTACAAAGAAATCTTCTCCTTGATACACCCCCATGCGGTCAAGCACATTAAAATAGGAGGTAAGGCCGTCTCTGAAGATGTTGTAAAGAGTGTCCTCGGGTTTCTTGCCCTTTATATAGGTCTTTTCGGCCTATGCTCAGTGCTCCTTGCAGGTACGGGGGTCGATTTGATAACATCCATTACGGCTGTGGCATCAGCAATAGGAAACATAGGCCCCGGTTTTGGACTTGTGGGGCCTGTGGACAACTATTCACAAATACCATATTTGGGAAAATGGCTGCTTATATGGTGCATGCTTTTAGGCCGGCTGGAAATTTTCACCGTTATTATACTTCTTGTTCCCGAATTCTGGCGTAAATAG